A genomic segment from Rahnella aceris encodes:
- a CDS encoding MFS transporter, with amino-acid sequence MVITPVLSVKDKIGYGLGDMASALVWQTATLFLAYFYTDVFGLPAAIMGTLFLVVRAVDACVDPCIGALVDRTTTRYGKFRPWLLWFAIPFGVCCLITFYVPDISPTGKIIYAAVTYTLLSLVYSAINVPYCAMPGALTLDPRERHSLQSWRFGLSFVGGLVVTVIALPLVAKLGAGNPQKGYFYAMSLMGLLGIVLFFCCFALTRERYQPRNDTSGSMLSDLKLLWNNSQWRIVFIFNILLLCAVVIRGSATMYYVKYVLGRPDLIFNFIVFGMIASLFGALLSEKILGKFDRIKSYQWTILTFVVCNAAIFFIPSPSVSLIFALNLVFSFIQNLTTPLQWTMFSDVVDHEESRTGRRLDGLVFSTALFAIKFGLALGGAIVGWVLGMVGYLPNGATQSASVMLTINSLFTLVPCALFLLMAALLFTYKLNSRTMQTIALSLATRRSFGGDDDPVLSGSRPLINQGDVR; translated from the coding sequence ATGGTGATCACTCCGGTTCTTTCAGTAAAAGATAAGATTGGCTACGGACTCGGCGATATGGCCAGTGCGCTGGTCTGGCAAACTGCGACTTTATTTCTCGCTTATTTCTACACAGATGTTTTTGGTTTACCCGCCGCGATCATGGGCACACTATTTTTAGTGGTACGCGCCGTGGATGCCTGCGTAGATCCCTGCATCGGTGCGCTGGTTGATCGCACCACAACACGCTATGGAAAATTCCGTCCGTGGCTGCTGTGGTTTGCAATACCGTTTGGGGTCTGTTGCCTGATCACATTTTATGTACCAGACATATCACCGACCGGTAAAATTATTTATGCAGCAGTCACTTATACATTACTCAGCCTGGTGTATTCCGCCATCAATGTGCCGTATTGTGCCATGCCGGGGGCGTTAACACTCGACCCGCGCGAACGCCATTCGCTGCAGTCGTGGCGCTTCGGACTGTCATTTGTCGGGGGGCTGGTGGTAACAGTGATCGCCCTGCCGCTGGTGGCAAAACTCGGCGCAGGTAACCCGCAGAAAGGCTATTTCTATGCCATGAGCCTGATGGGATTACTCGGTATCGTATTATTTTTCTGTTGTTTCGCACTGACGCGTGAGCGTTATCAACCGCGCAATGACACCTCCGGTTCAATGCTGAGCGACCTGAAATTACTGTGGAATAACTCACAATGGCGCATTGTTTTTATTTTTAATATCTTACTATTATGTGCCGTCGTTATCCGTGGTTCCGCCACCATGTATTATGTGAAATATGTGCTAGGCCGCCCGGATCTGATTTTTAATTTTATTGTTTTTGGCATGATCGCCTCGTTATTTGGCGCACTATTGTCTGAGAAAATACTGGGTAAATTCGACCGGATTAAATCCTATCAATGGACAATTCTGACTTTTGTGGTGTGTAATGCAGCGATTTTCTTTATTCCCTCCCCTTCCGTCAGTCTTATTTTCGCCCTCAATCTTGTGTTCAGTTTTATCCAAAACCTGACCACGCCGCTGCAATGGACGATGTTCTCCGACGTTGTGGATCACGAAGAATCCCGCACCGGCCGCCGGCTTGACGGGCTGGTATTCTCCACTGCGCTGTTTGCCATCAAATTCGGGCTGGCACTGGGCGGTGCCATCGTCGGCTGGGTGCTTGGTATGGTCGGTTACCTGCCGAACGGCGCCACGCAAAGTGCTTCGGTGATGCTGACCATCAATTCACTGTTCACACTGGTGCCCTGTGCGTTATTCCTGCTGATGGCCGCGCTGCTTTTTACCTACAAACTCAACAGCCGCACCATGCAAACTATCGCCTTATCCCTCGCAACGCGACGTTCTTTCGGGGGCGACGATGACCCCGTGCTCAGCGGTTCACGCCCTTTGATTAATCAAGGAGATGTAAGATGA